The Chitinophagales bacterium genome has a segment encoding these proteins:
- a CDS encoding efflux transporter outer membrane subunit yields the protein MSKKIAYILILLLLSSCSITKKYSRPSVPTIDNYRNHSTQDSATIANINWRTYFNDALLVNLIDTAFANNFDVQRAEQSLKIANALYKQANVQFYPTVNLGLSGSVSKPSNTTFQGRNIPASQAVTDISIGPSFNWELDVWGKLRSQKKAAQASYNQTIYQQQFIQSAMVNAIANYYFLLQSLDAKIEILNATIKNREEGITTIKALKEAGSVTEVAVKQNEALLYNAQALLEDVKNQIAITENTLSVLIGKAPEDIKRSPLNTDIIPSKAWQTGFPTQLLANRTDINAAEQILINAFEMVNFARASFYPTIGISGSGGLNSMNFANLFNIHSLFANIAGSITQPLFNLRRLKTQKEVNIAKQEIALIDFKEKIITAYSEVANEISTLNTNANKLKLKEQEKEALFLAIDYSEELQKQGFVDYLSVLTAKNNELNAELSLIDIQLAILTAKANLYKALGGGWQ from the coding sequence ATGTCGAAAAAAATAGCATATATACTTATCCTATTATTACTGTCTTCTTGTAGCATCACTAAAAAATATTCAAGACCAAGTGTACCTACAATAGATAATTATAGAAATCATAGCACTCAAGATTCTGCTACTATTGCTAATATAAATTGGAGAACTTATTTTAATGATGCATTGCTAGTCAATCTTATAGATACTGCTTTTGCTAATAATTTTGATGTTCAAAGAGCAGAACAATCTTTAAAAATAGCCAATGCATTGTATAAACAAGCCAATGTACAGTTTTATCCAACAGTAAATTTAGGATTAAGTGGTAGTGTAAGCAAGCCATCGAATACTACTTTTCAAGGAAGAAATATTCCTGCAAGCCAAGCAGTTACAGATATTTCTATTGGACCATCATTCAATTGGGAATTAGATGTTTGGGGAAAATTGAGAAGTCAGAAAAAAGCAGCACAAGCAAGTTATAATCAAACCATATATCAACAACAATTTATACAGTCGGCAATGGTTAATGCTATTGCCAATTACTATTTTTTGCTACAATCGTTAGATGCTAAGATTGAAATATTAAACGCTACAATAAAAAATAGAGAAGAAGGAATTACTACTATCAAAGCATTGAAAGAAGCAGGTAGCGTAACAGAAGTTGCTGTAAAGCAAAATGAAGCATTGTTGTATAATGCACAAGCATTGCTAGAAGATGTAAAAAATCAAATTGCCATTACAGAAAACACACTAAGTGTTTTAATTGGAAAAGCACCAGAAGACATTAAAAGAAGTCCATTAAACACAGACATTATACCTAGTAAAGCGTGGCAAACAGGTTTCCCTACGCAATTACTAGCCAATAGAACAGATATTAATGCAGCAGAACAAATTCTAATCAATGCATTTGAAATGGTTAATTTTGCCAGAGCTAGTTTCTATCCAACTATTGGAATAAGTGGAAGTGGTGGATTAAACAGTATGAATTTTGCTAACTTATTTAATATTCATTCTTTATTTGCCAATATTGCAGGAAGCATTACCCAACCGCTATTTAATTTACGACGATTAAAAACGCAGAAAGAAGTGAATATTGCCAAACAAGAAATTGCTTTGATTGATTTTAAAGAGAAGATTATTACAGCATACTCAGAAGTAGCCAATGAAATCAGTACGCTAAACACCAATGCCAATAAATTAAAACTAAAAGAGCAGGAGAAAGAAGCATTATTCTTAGCTATAGACTATTCTGAGGAATTACAAAAACAAGGATTTGTAGATTATCTATCAGTACTAACAGCAAAAAATAATGAACTCAATGCAGAACTATCATTAATAGATATACAACTAGCCATACTTACAGCCAAAGCCAATTTATACAAAGCACTTGGTGGTGGTTGGCAATAA
- a CDS encoding AAA family ATPase: MNLNNIKSFTVLGLFGTNDVTIPFKDGIKILIGENGLGKTQVLNLFYYTLERNFFRLGEFNFDKILVELEKETIQISKSQIDELVKEAFSDPSIQDFIEEFGYSHFEFLKNKYIQLKGNRFQFERELDTNYSYSKYRKYPLHRIFRIFDKLESNNSNIFNHQIKNCESIINDAIRGYDIMYFPTYRRVEEDLHSLGYDEDNINFDEDKTLIQFGMDDVQRRFNFIQNTIDKQLKEGLAQFTKDILNVVIEDEQPRNNLFDKINEEDIDIILSRVGNLLPQTQKDSVKNIIIKKEYKNQLHGYLLQKLIDIYEKQKELDNSVKVFRDVCNKYLINKEVFYDESAIKIFIKSHFTGDEIKLSKLSSGEKQIVSIFSKVYLSEKDKRFIVLFDEPELSLSMIWQKQLLPDILDSKKCDFLLAVTHSPFIFDNELDQYAVGLSEYVSGSAETFKHGELN, translated from the coding sequence ATGAATCTAAATAATATTAAGAGTTTTACTGTTCTTGGTCTTTTTGGGACAAATGATGTAACAATACCATTTAAAGACGGTATCAAAATTTTAATTGGGGAAAATGGTCTTGGTAAAACTCAAGTATTAAATCTTTTTTATTACACACTTGAAAGAAATTTCTTTAGACTTGGAGAGTTTAATTTTGATAAAATACTCGTTGAATTAGAAAAGGAAACTATACAGATTTCAAAGAGTCAAATTGATGAATTGGTGAAGGAAGCATTTAGTGACCCATCCATTCAAGATTTTATTGAGGAATTTGGTTATTCGCATTTTGAATTTCTTAAAAATAAATATATTCAACTTAAGGGAAATCGATTTCAGTTTGAAAGAGAATTAGACACTAACTACAGTTATAGTAAGTATCGAAAGTATCCATTGCATAGAATTTTTAGGATATTTGATAAATTAGAATCAAACAATTCTAATATATTTAATCATCAAATAAAAAACTGTGAAAGCATAATTAATGATGCAATCAGAGGTTATGACATTATGTATTTCCCTACTTATAGAAGGGTTGAAGAAGATTTACATAGCTTAGGCTACGATGAAGATAATATTAACTTCGATGAAGACAAAACGTTAATCCAGTTTGGAATGGATGATGTTCAAAGACGATTTAATTTTATACAAAACACAATTGATAAGCAACTAAAGGAGGGATTAGCTCAGTTTACAAAAGACATTTTAAATGTTGTAATTGAAGATGAGCAACCTCGAAATAATCTATTTGACAAAATCAATGAAGAAGATATTGACATTATCCTTTCAAGGGTTGGAAATTTACTACCTCAAACTCAAAAAGACTCTGTGAAAAATATCATCATCAAAAAAGAGTATAAAAACCAATTACACGGCTATTTATTACAAAAATTGATTGACATATATGAAAAGCAAAAAGAATTAGATAACTCTGTAAAAGTATTTAGGGATGTTTGTAACAAGTATCTTATCAATAAAGAAGTCTTTTACGATGAAAGTGCTATTAAAATTTTTATAAAATCACATTTTACAGGAGATGAAATAAAACTTAGTAAACTATCCTCTGGTGAAAAGCAAATTGTTTCAATATTTTCCAAAGTATATCTCTCAGAAAAAGATAAGAGGTTTATAGTTTTATTTGATGAGCCCGAATTATCATTGAGTATGATTTGGCAAAAACAATTATTGCCTGATATTTTAGATTCTAAGAAATGTGACTTTTTGCTTGCTGTCACACATTCCCCTTTCATTTTCGATAATGAATTAGACCAATATGCTGTTGGATTAAGTGAATATGTTAGCGGCTCTGCTGAAACTTTTAAACACGGCGAATTAAACTAA